In the genome of Pyramidobacter piscolens W5455, the window CGATCATCTTGTGCAGCGAAGCCTCGGTGGAAATGGCGACGCACTTCTTGTAATCGGGCTTCTCGCTGTAATCCATGATGCCGGGGTGTTCCTTGAACTGACGGCGCACTTCTTCGACCATCTTGCCGGCCGCTTCCTGCACAGCGGCGATAGTCTGAGCGCTGAACAGGAAGGGCAGCATGCCGCCGAGGAACAGTCCGACCATGACGTGGGGATTGTTCAGATCGATCGACTTGAGTCCGGCCGCCTGAGCGTAAGCGGAGAACAGAGACAGCGCGGTCAGGGCGGCGGAACCGATGGCCAGCCCCTTGCCCATGGCGGCGGTCGTGTTGCCCACGGCGTCAAGCTTGTCGGTGATGTTGCGGACGCCCTCGGGCAGTTCGGACATTTCGGCGATGCCGCCGGCGTTGTCGGAGATGGGGCCGTAAGCGTCGACGCTGAGACTCATGCCGGTGATGGAAAGCATGCCCACGGCAGAGCAGGCCACGCCGTACAGACCGCTGAAGAAATAGCTGATCAGCGTCGCGGCGCAGATCAGAAGCACGGGAACGACCGTGGAAGTCATGCCCAGCGAGATGCCGCCGAGGATGACGGTAGCGGCACCGGTCTCGGTCGTGTCGGCGAGCTTCCGCACCGGTTTGTAGTCGGCAGAGGTATAGTACTCGGTGACGACGCCGATGGCCACGCCCGCCACAACGCCGGAAACGACGGCGAAGAAGATGCGAATGTCCTGAAGCAGGACCAGCGAGAGGATCAACGCGCCGACGATCTCGATGATGCCGGTGATGTAGGTGCCCAGGCTCAGGGCCTTGGCAGGATCGGTACCGTGCTCGGACTGCATGAACTTGAACAGGTATTTGCTGGCGAACTGTCCCATTTTGCTGTCGTTCTCCTCGGTCAGGCTGCCGGTGACGCAGGCCGAACCGAAGATCGCCGCGGCAATGCCCAGGGCGGACAGCGCCAAAGGATAGAGCACCCCCATGAGGCCGAGCGGCGCGCCGTCGCCGGACAGCGTGGTCGCGAAACCGACGGCCATGGCGGCAATGATGGAGTTGACGTAAGATTCAAACAGATCGGCCCCCATGCCGGCGATGTCGCCGACATTGTCGCCGACGTTGTCGGCGATGGTGGCGGGGTTGCGGGGATCGTCCTCGGGGATACCGGCTTCGACCTTGCCCACAAGGTCGGCGCCGACATCGGCGGCCTTGGTGTAAATGCCGCCGCCGACACGGGCGAACAGGGCGATGGACGAAGCGCCAAGGCCAAAGCTGGTGATGACGTTCGCATCGCGGAACAGCACATAGGAAAGCACCACGCCGGCCAAACCGACGCCGACCACGGTCATGCCCATCACGGAGCCGCCGCGGAACGCAACGCCCAGAGCGTCGTTCATGCTCTTGGTGGCCATGAAGGTCGTACGGCCGTTGGAGCGGGTGGCGACGATCATGCCGCAGTAGCCGGTCAGGGCGCTGCACAGCGCGCCGAAGACGAAGCACACGCCCGAAGGAACGCTCAGGAAGGTGCACAGCAGGGCGCCGACAATGACGACAAACGGCGCGAGCCATTTGTATTCGCTGTTGAGGAACGCCATCGCGCCCTCGTGAATGATGTCGGAGAGCTCAGTCACCTTTTTGTGCTCTTCGTCGATGACGATGTTCTTGACGAAGCCGTAGGTAATGAAAGCGTACCCCAGAGCGAGCACAGCGCTGCCAAGAACTACCAGCAGCAGCACCCAAAACAGAAACGATACCATTACGCAAACCTCCTTAGAAATTAAGAACAACTCTTTTTAGGGCCGTTGTATCCTCTATAAAAGCTTGATTATTATATGCGCAGCGCTGACGAAATACAAGCGATAAAAAACTTTTTCCGCGCGCAGAGAGCGAAACGATTTTATTCTCGCATCCCCGGCGCGGCGTCGGCGTCATTCGATGATCTGAAGCTCCTTGGGAACCCGATTGAGGATCTGTACGCCCGTCTCGGTGATCAGGCACAGATCTTCGATGCGCACGCCCGTCTCGCCGGGAAGGTAGATGCCCGGCTCGCAGGAAAAAACGTTCCCCGGCCTGACCCGTTCCGTATTGGCGCTGCTCACGTCGCCCCACTCGTGCCCCTGCTGGCCGATGGAATGTCCGAGACGGTGCGTGAAATACGGTCCGTATCCGGCGTCGGCGATCACTTTGCGGGCGATGCCGTCCAGATCGCAGTAACGCACGCCGGGCTTCATCGCCGCTTCCGCGGACTCGTTGGCGCGGCGCGTGATCTCGTAAATTTCGAGGTCTTTGGCGCCGACCGTTTTGAAGTAATAGGTGCGCGTCATGTCGGAACAGTAGCCGTCTTTGACGCAGCCGATGTCGAAGAGCACGCACTGCCCCGGCTTCAGCACGGTGCCGTCGGGCGAGTGGTGCGGATCGGCAGCGTTGGCGCCGAAGCTGACGATCGACGGGAACGAGAGGCCGTCGGCGCCCAGCTCGCGGTAGATGCCGGCCAGTTCGTCGGCCAGCCCGATCTCCGTCACGCCTTCGCGGACTCGCTCACGGAGTGCCAGCATGGCCTGATCGTTCATCTGCGAGGCGCGCACCATCAGGGCGATCTCCTCGGCATCCTTGCAGGCGCGCACATGATCCACGCAGGGAGAAGCGTTCACATAGCCGGAAGCGGCGTTTCGCTGCTGAAGTTCGAGCAGGAACTCGGCAGGCATTTTCTTGTCGACGCCCAGCGGCCGGGAACGGTCGATCAGGGGCAGCGCCTTGAGCGCGCCGCGCTCTGTGTCGTCGTAGGGGACGATGTTCCCCGGCGCCACATGGGGAGCGAAGAACAGCCGGTTCAAAAACAGTGCCGGCTTCTGCCCCTCGCGCAGCAGAAGCGCCAGAAAACGTTCGCCGGGACGGAAGTTGTCGCCGGTCACGTAGGTCAGCGAGAAAGGATCGCTCAGCAGGGCCTGCGTAAGCCCCGCTTCCTTCAGACTGTCCATGATTTTGTCGATTCGCCGCTGATTCATGATTCTCTCTTTCCTCCTCGGGCTCTCCAGTCCAGAAAATCTTCTCCACACACCTGCCCGCCGCCAAGGCGTCGTCCGTAAGTCGCTCTCAGCTCTGAGCGGAGCGGCACTCCGCCTTCTTCTCAAACCGACGGAGCACATAGGAGCACGTCGGCACAATTCTGACGCCGCGCTCGCGGGCCGCCCGAACCAGTTCGTCCACCAGGCGCGCGGCGATGCCCCGCCCGCCGTAGGCGGGATCGACTTCGGTGTGATACGCGGTCCAGACTGCGCCGTCTTCGGCATAGGCGCACAGTCCCACGCGCCTTTCGCCGTCGTAGGCGGCCGTGCGTTTCTCCGTTTCCTCAAAGACGATTTCGATCACGGCAACGCTCCCTTTCCATCGTTTATGACGTTATTGTATCATGAAGTTTTTTTTGCGGGAAAGACATCTGGCAATGTTCCACGTGGAACACCGTTTACGAAAAACGCCTGACGGCTCAGCAGCCGTCAGGCGTTTTATGACGTTCCAAATTTTAACGTTCCGGGGGCTCGCCCTGTGTCCCGGCGGCGCGCAGGCGGCGGCGCAGCACGCGGCCGAGCAGGATCGCCAACACGATCTTCAGTGCGTCGACGGGGATGAACGGGTAAACCGCCGCGGCCATGCTCGTGTCAAAGCTCAGATTCGCGACTTTCGCCAACCACGCGGCGCCGAACAGATAAAGCGTGGCCAGCCCCAGCAGCATCCCGGCGAACTGCACGACGACGTTGCTTTCCCAGCGGTCGATGAACCAGCCGCTGACCGCCGCCAGTGGAACAAAGCCGACGAGGAAGCCGCCCGTCGGCCCGAACAGTTTGCCCGGACCGCCGGCAAATCCCGAAAACACCGGCAGCCCGACACAGCCGATCAGCAGATAGAGGACGACGGCTAACGCGCCGCGCCGGGCGCCGAGAGCATACACCGAAAGGTAGACGACGAATACCTGAAGGGAAAAAGGGACCGGCCCGACGGGCACCGACAGCGGCCCCAGCACGCACATCAGCGCCGTCATCACTGCGACCGCCGCCATATTCCTGACACGATTCTTCTCCATCGCTTTCACTCCGTCTTCGCAAAATTTTTACCGCGCCACGATCATACGTCTCCGCCGATATATTGTCAACTCATTAAATCTTATTGGTGACAATAAACGAAAAAGCGGCGCAAAAAAAATTTCGCGCCGCCAATCCCGCTTGAGCAAGCGCGTAAGACGTGGCATAATCATTTTCATGAAACGCACGGTTTTACACTCCCGACGCAAAGAGGACATTTTCATGGACGAGATGAACGAACTGTACTACCGGCTTCCTTATGTAAAAGAATTCGACGCCGTCGTCACCGGCTGTGCGCCCGGCAAAAACGGCTTCGAGGTGACGCTTTCGCAGACCGCTTTCTATCCCGAAGGCGGCGGCCAGCTCGCCGACAGCGGCGTTATCGGCGATGCGGCCGTCAGCGACACGCGCCGCAAAGACGGCGCCATTGTCCATTACGCCGACAAGCCGCTCCCGGTCGGCAGCGTCCAGCATGGCGCGATCGACTGGCAGAAACGATTCGACCACATGCAGGCCCATTCCGGCGAGCACATCGTCTCCGGTCTGGTCCACAGGCGCTGGGGCTACGACAACGTCGGCTTCCACATGGCTGCCGACAAAGTCACCGTCGATTTCAACGGCCCCATCGGCGAGGAACAGCTCGCCGAACTGGAACGCGATGCCAACGCCGCGATCTACGCCAACCTTCCCGTGCGCGTCGCGTTCCCTTCGCCGGAAGAGCTGGCGGCGCTCGATTACCGCAGCAAGAAGGAACTGAGCGGCGCCGTGCGCCTCGTCGAATTTCCCGGCGTCGATCTCTGCGCGTGCTGCGGCACTCACGTGGAGCGCAGCGGCGAAATCGGCCTGATCAAGTTCATCGCCATGGCCCGCTACAAGGGCGGCGTCAGGATCGAGATGCTCTGCGGCCGTCTCGCCATGCAGGATTACGCGCGCAAAAACGAGCAGGAGCGCGAGATCGGGCGCATCTTTTCCGCCAAGCCCTACGAGACCGTCGAAGCCGTGCGCCAGCACGTCGCCGCCGCCGAAGCGGCGGAAGCCCGCGCCTCCGAGCTGGCGCGCCGCTACTTCGAACTGCGCACCGCGCAGTTCCCCGCCGGCGACGGTCTGCTGATCGATTTCGAAGAAGGCTTCAAGCCCGCGGAGCTGCGCAAGTTCTGCGACGCCCTCGTCTCCGGCGGCAAGGCGAAGACGGCCGCCGTTCTCTCCCCCGCCGAAAGCAACGGCAGAAAAGGCTGGAACTACGTGATCTGCGCCCGCGAACCCGTGCTGCGCGAGGCCGTCAAAACGCTCAACAAAGAGCTCGGCGGCCGCGGCGGCGGCGACCCGACGCTCGTACAGGGAACGTTCTTCGCCGGGCGCGCCGACATCGAGCGCGCGCTCGAAGCGATCTGCCGATGACGATTTGCAAAAAACGTTCCCCGCGGGACACTCCGAAAAAAAATCAGCGCGTGAAAACGAACAGGGAGCGCCTCCGACCAAAAAACGGAAACGCTCCCTGTTCGTCGCGAAAGATC includes:
- a CDS encoding sodium-translocating pyrophosphatase yields the protein MVSFLFWVLLLVVLGSAVLALGYAFITYGFVKNIVIDEEHKKVTELSDIIHEGAMAFLNSEYKWLAPFVVIVGALLCTFLSVPSGVCFVFGALCSALTGYCGMIVATRSNGRTTFMATKSMNDALGVAFRGGSVMGMTVVGVGLAGVVLSYVLFRDANVITSFGLGASSIALFARVGGGIYTKAADVGADLVGKVEAGIPEDDPRNPATIADNVGDNVGDIAGMGADLFESYVNSIIAAMAVGFATTLSGDGAPLGLMGVLYPLALSALGIAAAIFGSACVTGSLTEENDSKMGQFASKYLFKFMQSEHGTDPAKALSLGTYITGIIEIVGALILSLVLLQDIRIFFAVVSGVVAGVAIGVVTEYYTSADYKPVRKLADTTETGAATVILGGISLGMTSTVVPVLLICAATLISYFFSGLYGVACSAVGMLSITGMSLSVDAYGPISDNAGGIAEMSELPEGVRNITDKLDAVGNTTAAMGKGLAIGSAALTALSLFSAYAQAAGLKSIDLNNPHVMVGLFLGGMLPFLFSAQTIAAVQEAAGKMVEEVRRQFKEHPGIMDYSEKPDYKKCVAISTEASLHKMIVPGLLAIVAPVVVGFVLDAEALGGLLGGAIVTGVMLAVYMSNAGGAWDNAKKYIESGVHGGKGSANHKAAVVGDTVGDPFKDTAGPSLNILIKLMTVVALVIAPLIMK
- a CDS encoding M24 family metallopeptidase, which encodes MNQRRIDKIMDSLKEAGLTQALLSDPFSLTYVTGDNFRPGERFLALLLREGQKPALFLNRLFFAPHVAPGNIVPYDDTERGALKALPLIDRSRPLGVDKKMPAEFLLELQQRNAASGYVNASPCVDHVRACKDAEEIALMVRASQMNDQAMLALRERVREGVTEIGLADELAGIYRELGADGLSFPSIVSFGANAADPHHSPDGTVLKPGQCVLFDIGCVKDGYCSDMTRTYYFKTVGAKDLEIYEITRRANESAEAAMKPGVRYCDLDGIARKVIADAGYGPYFTHRLGHSIGQQGHEWGDVSSANTERVRPGNVFSCEPGIYLPGETGVRIEDLCLITETGVQILNRVPKELQIIE
- a CDS encoding GNAT family N-acetyltransferase, which codes for MIEIVFEETEKRTAAYDGERRVGLCAYAEDGAVWTAYHTEVDPAYGGRGIAARLVDELVRAARERGVRIVPTCSYVLRRFEKKAECRSAQS
- a CDS encoding biotin transporter BioY; protein product: MEKNRVRNMAAVAVMTALMCVLGPLSVPVGPVPFSLQVFVVYLSVYALGARRGALAVVLYLLIGCVGLPVFSGFAGGPGKLFGPTGGFLVGFVPLAAVSGWFIDRWESNVVVQFAGMLLGLATLYLFGAAWLAKVANLSFDTSMAAAVYPFIPVDALKIVLAILLGRVLRRRLRAAGTQGEPPER
- a CDS encoding alanyl-tRNA editing protein, with the protein product MDEMNELYYRLPYVKEFDAVVTGCAPGKNGFEVTLSQTAFYPEGGGQLADSGVIGDAAVSDTRRKDGAIVHYADKPLPVGSVQHGAIDWQKRFDHMQAHSGEHIVSGLVHRRWGYDNVGFHMAADKVTVDFNGPIGEEQLAELERDANAAIYANLPVRVAFPSPEELAALDYRSKKELSGAVRLVEFPGVDLCACCGTHVERSGEIGLIKFIAMARYKGGVRIEMLCGRLAMQDYARKNEQEREIGRIFSAKPYETVEAVRQHVAAAEAAEARASELARRYFELRTAQFPAGDGLLIDFEEGFKPAELRKFCDALVSGGKAKTAAVLSPAESNGRKGWNYVICAREPVLREAVKTLNKELGGRGGGDPTLVQGTFFAGRADIERALEAICR